One Flavobacterium sp. 90 DNA segment encodes these proteins:
- the folE gene encoding GTP cyclohydrolase I FolE — protein sequence MINNEDFLDEIGDNHFSSNAKNPVRQDAFDLSDDEKIEKIKKDVENILQTLGMDLTDDSIKGTPNRVAKMFVKEIFGGLNPAKQPKASTFDNNYKYGEMLVEKNITVYSTCEHHLLPIIGRAHVAYISSGRVIGLSKMNRIVEYYAKRPQVQERLTMQIVQELQKALGTEDVACIIDAKHLCVNSRGIKDIESSTVTSEFGGKFKDPQTKRELLDYIKLDTQF from the coding sequence ATGATAAATAACGAAGATTTTTTAGACGAAATAGGAGACAATCATTTTAGCAGCAACGCAAAAAACCCTGTAAGACAGGATGCTTTTGACTTAAGTGATGACGAAAAAATAGAAAAAATAAAAAAAGATGTTGAAAACATTCTCCAAACCCTTGGAATGGATTTGACAGATGATAGCATAAAAGGAACTCCAAACCGAGTTGCTAAAATGTTTGTAAAGGAGATTTTTGGTGGTTTAAACCCTGCAAAACAACCAAAAGCTTCAACTTTTGATAATAACTACAAATATGGCGAAATGTTGGTAGAGAAAAACATTACTGTTTATTCTACTTGCGAACACCACTTACTGCCAATTATTGGTAGAGCTCACGTAGCTTATATTTCTAGCGGAAGAGTTATTGGTTTGTCTAAAATGAACCGAATTGTAGAATATTATGCAAAAAGACCTCAGGTTCAAGAGCGTTTAACAATGCAGATTGTTCAAGAATTACAAAAAGCTTTAGGTACTGAAGATGTTGCTTGTATTATTGATGCAAAACACCTTTGCGTAAATTCAAGAGGAATTAAAGATATCGAAAGCAGTACTGTAACATCTGAATTTGGTGGTAAATTTAAAGATCCTCAAACAAAAAGAGAACTTTTAGATTACATTAAATTGGACACTCAGTTCTAG
- a CDS encoding four helix bundle protein encodes MFILEIYKLTTKFPLNELFGLTSQIKKSSTSIATNIAEGTSRNTNKDKAHFLTISYSSAMETLNHLIISKDLNYISDVDYTQSRKKIEKICNQINSLKKYYLSKE; translated from the coding sequence ATGTTTATTTTGGAAATTTATAAATTAACTACTAAATTTCCCTTAAATGAATTATTTGGATTAACTTCTCAAATAAAAAAAAGTTCCACTTCAATTGCTACAAATATTGCAGAAGGAACTTCAAGAAATACGAATAAAGATAAAGCTCATTTTTTAACGATTTCGTATTCATCGGCAATGGAAACTTTAAATCATTTGATTATTTCAAAAGATTTAAATTATATATCTGATGTTGATTACACACAATCTCGCAAGAAAATTGAAAAAATTTGCAATCAGATAAATAGTCTAAAAAAATACTATCTTTCGAAAGAATAA
- the cysS gene encoding cysteine--tRNA ligase encodes MPLYTTQPLKIYNSLSGEKENFNPIHEGNVGMYVCGPTVYSNVHLGNVRTFMSFDVIFRYFLHLDYKVRYVRNITDVGHIVDDVDEGEDKIAKKARLEQLEPMEVVQRYTVDFHDILKSFNFLPPSIEPTATGHIIEQIEIIKKIIDKGIGYVANGSVYFDVVKYNETNNYGILSGRNIDDMLANTRDLDGQSDKRNPQDFALWKKAEPQHIMRWPSPWSDGFPGWHLECTAMSTKYLGNHFDIHGGGMDLKFPHHECEIAQNEACTGQSPVNYWMHANMLTLNGKKMAKSTGNNILPGEILSGNNNILSKAFSASVTRFFMLQAHYRSILDFSDDAIVAAEKGYKRLMEAVDALPSISASATSSIDIASWKQLSYDAMNDDFNTPILIAQLFEAVRYVNLLKEGKETISAEDLKTFTEAINAFVFDVLGLSDEKAADANNDKLEGVVNMLIGMRNQARADKNFALSDQIRDQLIALGIQLKDGKEGTSFSI; translated from the coding sequence ATGCCTTTATATACAACACAGCCGCTAAAAATATACAATTCACTTTCGGGTGAAAAAGAAAATTTCAATCCTATTCATGAGGGAAATGTTGGAATGTATGTTTGCGGACCTACAGTTTATAGCAATGTACACTTGGGAAATGTGAGAACATTTATGTCTTTTGACGTGATATTCAGGTATTTTTTACACCTTGATTATAAAGTTCGTTATGTTCGAAACATTACTGATGTGGGTCATATTGTAGACGACGTTGATGAAGGTGAAGATAAAATTGCCAAAAAAGCACGTTTAGAACAACTTGAACCTATGGAAGTTGTGCAACGCTATACGGTAGATTTTCATGACATTTTGAAGTCATTTAATTTTTTACCGCCAAGCATTGAACCAACTGCTACAGGACATATTATTGAGCAAATTGAAATCATCAAAAAAATTATCGACAAGGGAATTGGTTATGTAGCCAACGGATCTGTTTATTTTGATGTTGTAAAATATAACGAAACCAACAATTACGGGATTTTAAGTGGTCGAAACATAGACGATATGTTAGCTAATACTCGTGATCTTGATGGACAATCTGACAAAAGAAATCCTCAGGATTTTGCACTTTGGAAAAAAGCAGAACCACAACATATCATGAGATGGCCTTCGCCTTGGAGCGATGGTTTTCCGGGTTGGCATCTTGAATGTACTGCTATGAGTACCAAATATCTTGGAAATCATTTTGATATTCACGGAGGTGGAATGGATTTAAAATTCCCGCACCACGAATGTGAAATTGCTCAAAACGAAGCTTGTACAGGTCAATCTCCGGTAAATTACTGGATGCATGCCAATATGCTTACTTTAAACGGTAAAAAAATGGCAAAATCTACTGGAAATAATATTTTACCAGGTGAGATTTTAAGCGGAAATAACAACATATTAAGCAAAGCGTTTTCTGCTTCAGTAACACGTTTCTTTATGTTGCAAGCGCATTACAGAAGTATTTTAGATTTTTCTGATGATGCAATTGTTGCTGCCGAAAAAGGTTATAAAAGATTAATGGAAGCTGTTGATGCTTTACCAAGTATTTCAGCTAGCGCAACCAGCTCAATAGATATTGCTTCTTGGAAACAATTGTCTTACGATGCCATGAATGATGATTTTAATACACCTATTTTAATCGCGCAATTGTTCGAGGCTGTTCGTTATGTTAATTTATTAAAAGAAGGAAAAGAAACCATCTCTGCCGAAGATTTAAAAACATTTACAGAAGCAATCAATGCTTTTGTTTTTGATGTTTTAGGTTTAAGCGATGAGAAAGCTGCTGATGCTAATAACGATAAATTAGAAGGCGTTGTTAATATGCTTATCGGAATGAGAAATCAAGCCAGAGCAGATAAAAACTTTGCGCTTTCTGACCAAATTCGCGATCAGTTGATTGCCTTAGGTATCCAGCTGAAAGACGGAAAAGAAGGCACTAGCTTTTCTATATAA
- the yidD gene encoding membrane protein insertion efficiency factor YidD, which produces MKVITPFVLLVRFYQTAISPFTPASCRFEPTCSSYMIEALQKHGLFYGGYLGMKRILSCHPWGRTGYDPVPEKKCSHKH; this is translated from the coding sequence ATGAAAGTAATCACTCCATTTGTTTTATTAGTGCGTTTCTATCAAACTGCAATTTCGCCATTTACACCGGCATCCTGCAGATTCGAACCAACATGTTCGAGTTATATGATTGAAGCCTTGCAAAAACATGGATTATTTTATGGAGGATATTTAGGAATGAAACGCATTTTGAGTTGTCATCCTTGGGGAAGAACCGGCTATGATCCTGTTCCCGAAAAGAAATGTTCACACAAACATTAA
- the lgt gene encoding prolipoprotein diacylglyceryl transferase, producing MTHPLNIVWNPSEGIDLGFFMIRYYSLMFVIAFGLGWFIMKKIFERENESIEKLDSLFVWTVLATLIGARLGHVFFYDWEYFRNHLLEIFLPVKFEPKFEFTGFQGLASHGAAIAIIIAMYYYSKKILKRPLLWILDRVVIPVASGAIFVRLGNFFNSEIIGHETKSAFGIRFLHDTFSKADAVEKTQIANPKDAYTAIATDPKFADLLAQVPAKHPTQLYEGISYIFVFAILYFLYWKTNARLKSGYLFGLFLVLLFAVRFVVEFVKESQGGIEEELGLFSTGQWLSIPFIIIGLYFIIRAQKNPLAES from the coding sequence ATGACACACCCTTTAAACATCGTTTGGAACCCTTCGGAAGGAATCGATTTAGGATTTTTTATGATCCGTTATTACAGCTTAATGTTTGTAATTGCTTTTGGTTTAGGATGGTTCATAATGAAAAAAATCTTTGAACGTGAAAACGAATCAATAGAAAAATTAGATTCTTTATTTGTTTGGACCGTTTTAGCAACTTTAATTGGTGCTCGTTTAGGACATGTTTTCTTTTATGATTGGGAATATTTCAGAAATCATTTATTAGAAATCTTTTTACCGGTTAAATTCGAACCAAAATTTGAATTCACAGGTTTTCAAGGTTTAGCAAGTCATGGCGCTGCAATCGCAATCATTATTGCAATGTATTACTATAGCAAAAAAATCTTAAAACGTCCTTTATTATGGATTTTAGACCGCGTTGTTATTCCGGTAGCAAGTGGCGCTATTTTTGTTCGTTTAGGAAATTTTTTCAATTCAGAAATTATTGGACACGAAACTAAATCTGCATTTGGAATTCGTTTTTTACATGATACATTCAGTAAAGCCGACGCGGTTGAAAAAACTCAAATCGCCAATCCAAAAGATGCTTATACTGCAATTGCTACAGATCCAAAATTTGCTGATTTACTAGCTCAGGTTCCTGCAAAACACCCAACACAATTGTACGAAGGAATTAGTTACATATTTGTATTTGCAATTTTGTATTTCTTGTATTGGAAAACAAATGCAAGACTTAAATCAGGATATCTTTTCGGATTGTTTTTAGTTCTTTTATTTGCAGTACGTTTCGTTGTAGAATTTGTAAAAGAAAGTCAAGGCGGAATCGAAGAAGAATTAGGTCTTTTCTCAACAGGACAATGGTTAAGCATTCCGTTTATTATTATTGGTCTTTACTTTATCATCAGAGCACAAAAAAATCCTTTAGCAGAATCTTAG
- a CDS encoding acyloxyacyl hydrolase: MIRKLLFVIMFLLGVFGASAQVKKDNFAIGFNYGVGSEFTNRNYTFTNQFYKLQLYYRLKETKHFQFEILVQPEVNFATHQLLNLYFVKPEAPDYIHKREEYTKLKDIHEYVLNLGFLVRKPIGEIFSVYALGSIGPMITDTQTERMTNGFAFADVFAIGISAQINQFRFDLRPSVRHVSNAGLNNENAGYNTKNIEIGISYCL, encoded by the coding sequence ATGATTAGAAAATTACTATTTGTTATAATGTTTCTTCTTGGTGTATTCGGAGCTTCTGCGCAGGTTAAAAAAGATAATTTTGCGATTGGTTTTAATTATGGAGTTGGTAGTGAATTCACTAATAGAAATTATACTTTTACAAACCAATTCTACAAACTTCAATTGTATTATCGATTAAAAGAAACGAAACATTTTCAGTTTGAAATATTAGTGCAGCCCGAAGTTAATTTTGCAACACACCAATTGCTTAATCTCTATTTTGTAAAACCTGAAGCGCCCGATTATATTCATAAAAGAGAAGAATATACAAAGCTGAAAGATATTCATGAATACGTCCTAAATCTTGGTTTTTTAGTTAGAAAGCCAATTGGCGAAATATTTTCGGTTTATGCTTTAGGGAGTATTGGACCTATGATTACGGACACGCAAACAGAACGCATGACTAATGGTTTTGCTTTTGCCGATGTTTTTGCAATTGGAATTTCGGCACAGATAAATCAATTTAGGTTTGATCTCCGTCCAAGCGTGCGACATGTCTCGAATGCCGGATTAAATAACGAAAATGCAGGGTATAATACCAAGAATATTGAAATTGGTATTTCGTATTGTCTATAA
- the secDF gene encoding protein translocase subunit SecDF, producing the protein MQNKGLIKFFAILFALVSIYQLSFTFVANSVKSEAKAFAGDNPDKELKYLDSIGKVKVYNLGFTDFTYNEVKNKQLNKGLDLEGGINVILQISIKDVLKGLANNSKNPVFNKSLADASANLEGNKTYLNKFFEAFEANSNGTTKLASPDIFANRGLQGDGGIDFQMSDSQVQKVIKRKVDESVESAYKVLRERIDKFGVTQPNIQKLGETGRILVELPGAKDVDRIKKLLGGKAQLEFWETYKIEEVGNFLVAANEALKKTEIKKTETKAVAKDSLNALLTDAKDSVDTKKGNNPLFDKMLGQGGGPVLGYFAPKDTAVINGYLKRQDIRILLGADQHNAKFVWSKPTTIKDAKQKDIEAVELYALKGNRDNTPAMAGGVVTDAKDTFDQLGKPAVSMQMNSQGAKIWEELTGRAFSQKSYIAIVLDNVVYSAPGVTSGPIAGGRSEITGSFDVAETKDLANILNAGKLPASADIIQSTVVGPSLGQAAIDAGTISSVLGFLLVCLWMVFYYGKAGWYANLALLLNLLFLFGIMASFGFVLTLPGIAGIVLTLGTAVDANIIIFERAKEELREGKSLSEAVVASYGWHGAMRSIIDANVTHVLTGAILFIFGTGPIKGFALTLLIGIVTSLFTSIFIARIFIDRNIAGKGDLTFSTNITKNWFTNFHFDFIKIKKFTYIFSSIVVVVSLVSIFFVNGLDEGVDFVGGRTFQVKFEKPIDATVVSDELSAAFGTPVEAKILGDDDQLKITTKYKIKEDGVAVDEEVNKKLYDALAKYFPNVTYEKFTNTFDGKKVGVLQSSKVGASISEDIKTNSYWAVLGAMAVIFLYLMISFRKWQYSLGAIAAVAHDVIFVLGIYSLCYKFMPFHMEMDQHFIAAILTVIGYSMNDTVIVFDRIREFIIGNRKGSFEDIVNASINTTLSRTLNTSLMMIIVLLTMFIFGGESIRGFIFAMLIGIVVGTYSSLFIATPVLVDTISKDDKHTIEDKHNAA; encoded by the coding sequence ATGCAGAATAAAGGACTTATTAAATTTTTCGCAATTCTATTTGCATTGGTAAGTATTTACCAACTTTCGTTCACTTTTGTGGCAAACAGCGTCAAAAGTGAAGCTAAAGCTTTTGCAGGGGACAATCCTGATAAAGAGCTAAAATATTTAGATTCTATCGGTAAAGTAAAAGTTTACAATCTTGGTTTCACGGATTTTACTTATAATGAAGTAAAAAACAAACAACTAAACAAAGGTCTTGACTTAGAAGGAGGAATCAACGTGATTCTTCAAATTTCTATTAAAGACGTTTTAAAAGGATTAGCAAACAATTCTAAAAATCCGGTATTTAATAAATCATTAGCTGATGCAAGTGCAAATTTAGAAGGAAACAAAACCTATTTAAATAAGTTTTTTGAAGCTTTTGAAGCGAACTCAAACGGAACTACAAAATTAGCTTCACCAGATATTTTTGCAAACAGAGGTTTACAAGGAGATGGTGGAATTGACTTTCAAATGTCAGATTCACAAGTTCAAAAGGTAATCAAAAGAAAAGTTGATGAGTCTGTAGAAAGTGCTTATAAAGTATTAAGAGAGCGTATCGACAAATTTGGTGTTACACAACCAAACATTCAAAAATTAGGAGAAACAGGAAGAATCTTAGTAGAACTTCCAGGTGCTAAGGATGTTGATAGAATTAAAAAATTATTAGGTGGAAAAGCTCAATTAGAGTTCTGGGAAACTTATAAAATTGAAGAAGTTGGAAACTTTTTAGTTGCTGCTAACGAAGCGCTTAAAAAGACTGAAATCAAAAAAACAGAAACTAAAGCTGTTGCTAAAGATTCATTGAATGCTTTATTAACTGATGCTAAAGATTCTGTTGATACTAAAAAAGGAAACAATCCATTATTTGACAAAATGTTAGGTCAAGGTGGTGGACCGGTTTTAGGTTACTTTGCTCCAAAAGATACTGCAGTTATCAATGGATACTTAAAAAGACAAGATATTAGAATTTTATTAGGAGCTGACCAACACAATGCAAAATTTGTTTGGAGTAAACCAACTACTATTAAAGATGCTAAACAAAAAGATATTGAAGCAGTAGAATTATATGCTTTAAAAGGAAACAGAGATAATACTCCTGCAATGGCTGGTGGTGTTGTAACTGATGCAAAAGACACTTTTGACCAATTAGGAAAACCAGCTGTTTCTATGCAAATGAACAGCCAGGGAGCTAAAATCTGGGAAGAATTAACAGGAAGAGCTTTTTCTCAAAAAAGTTATATCGCTATTGTACTTGATAACGTAGTTTATTCTGCTCCTGGAGTAACTAGTGGACCAATTGCTGGTGGAAGATCTGAAATTACAGGATCTTTTGATGTTGCTGAAACTAAAGATTTAGCTAACATTTTGAATGCAGGTAAATTACCGGCTTCTGCAGATATTATTCAATCAACAGTTGTAGGACCATCTTTAGGTCAGGCTGCAATTGATGCTGGAACAATCTCATCTGTATTAGGATTTTTATTAGTTTGTTTATGGATGGTATTCTATTATGGTAAAGCGGGTTGGTATGCTAACCTTGCATTATTATTGAATTTACTTTTCTTGTTTGGAATTATGGCAAGTTTTGGTTTTGTATTAACATTGCCAGGTATTGCAGGTATCGTATTAACATTAGGTACTGCGGTAGATGCGAACATCATTATTTTTGAAAGAGCAAAAGAGGAATTACGTGAAGGTAAATCTTTATCTGAAGCAGTTGTAGCATCTTACGGATGGCACGGTGCAATGCGTTCTATCATTGATGCAAACGTTACGCACGTTTTAACTGGAGCTATCTTGTTTATTTTTGGAACAGGACCAATTAAAGGTTTCGCTTTAACATTACTTATTGGTATCGTAACTTCATTGTTTACGTCAATCTTTATTGCTAGAATTTTCATCGATAGAAATATTGCTGGAAAAGGAGATTTAACTTTCTCTACAAACATTACTAAAAACTGGTTTACTAATTTCCACTTTGACTTTATTAAAATCAAAAAATTCACTTATATCTTCTCTTCTATTGTAGTTGTAGTAAGTTTAGTTTCTATCTTCTTCGTTAACGGATTAGATGAAGGTGTTGATTTTGTTGGAGGAAGAACATTCCAGGTTAAATTTGAAAAACCAATCGATGCAACTGTAGTATCAGATGAATTATCTGCTGCTTTTGGAACTCCGGTTGAAGCTAAAATTTTAGGTGATGATGATCAATTGAAAATCACAACTAAATATAAAATTAAAGAAGACGGTGTTGCTGTTGACGAAGAAGTGAATAAAAAATTATACGATGCATTGGCGAAATATTTCCCTAATGTTACTTATGAGAAATTCACTAACACTTTTGACGGTAAAAAAGTTGGAGTTTTACAATCTTCTAAAGTTGGAGCTTCTATCTCTGAAGATATCAAAACTAACTCATACTGGGCGGTTCTTGGTGCGATGGCAGTTATTTTCTTATACTTAATGATCTCTTTCCGTAAATGGCAATATTCATTAGGTGCGATTGCAGCTGTTGCGCATGACGTAATCTTTGTATTAGGAATCTACTCTTTATGTTACAAATTCATGCCTTTCCACATGGAAATGGATCAGCACTTTATCGCTGCAATCCTTACCGTAATTGGTTACTCTATGAATGATACTGTAATTGTATTTGACAGAATTAGAGAGTTTATCATTGGAAACCGTAAAGGTAGTTTTGAAGATATCGTAAACGCTTCTATTAATACTACATTATCTAGAACGTTGAATACGTCATTAATGATGATCATTGTATTATTGACAATGTTTATCTTTGGTGGAGAATCTATTAGAGGATTCATCTTTGCAATGTTAATTGGTATTGTTGTAGGTACTTATTCTTCATTATTTATCGCGACGCCAGTATTGGTTGATACGATTTCTAAAGATGATAAACATACAATCGAAGACAAGCATAATGCAGCATAA
- the mdh gene encoding malate dehydrogenase codes for MKVTIVGAGNVGATCADVISYRGIASEVVLLDIKEGFAEGKALDIMQCATNTGFNTKVSGVTNDYSKTAGSDVVVITSGIPRKPGMTREELIGINAGIVKTVAENVLKHSPNTIIVVVSNPMDTMTYLALKATGLPKNRIIGMGGALDSSRFRTYLSLALDKPANDISAMVIGGHGDTTMIPLTRLASYNGIPVTEFLSEEALQKVAADTMVGGATLTGLLGTSAWYAPGASVAYLVDSILNDQKKMIACSVFVEGEYGQNDICIGVPCIIGKNGVEEILDIKLNEQEKALFAKSADAVRGMNDALKSILV; via the coding sequence ATGAAAGTTACCATTGTAGGAGCAGGAAATGTTGGAGCTACATGTGCAGATGTTATTTCTTATAGAGGAATTGCAAGCGAAGTAGTGTTGTTGGATATTAAAGAAGGTTTTGCCGAAGGTAAAGCATTGGATATTATGCAATGTGCTACAAATACAGGTTTTAATACCAAAGTATCTGGAGTAACCAACGATTATTCTAAAACCGCCGGAAGTGATGTAGTGGTTATTACATCAGGGATTCCGAGAAAACCAGGAATGACTCGTGAAGAGTTGATTGGTATAAATGCAGGAATTGTAAAAACAGTTGCTGAAAACGTATTGAAACATTCTCCGAACACTATAATAGTTGTAGTTTCTAATCCAATGGATACTATGACTTATTTAGCTTTAAAAGCTACAGGATTACCAAAAAACAGAATTATTGGTATGGGTGGAGCGTTAGATAGTTCACGTTTTAGAACTTATCTTTCATTAGCTCTTGATAAACCTGCAAATGATATCTCAGCAATGGTTATAGGTGGACATGGTGATACAACTATGATTCCTTTGACACGTTTGGCATCTTATAACGGAATTCCGGTAACAGAATTTTTATCTGAAGAAGCTTTACAAAAAGTAGCTGCTGATACAATGGTTGGAGGAGCAACACTTACAGGTCTTTTAGGAACATCTGCCTGGTATGCGCCAGGAGCTTCTGTTGCTTATTTAGTTGACAGTATCTTAAACGATCAAAAGAAAATGATTGCTTGTTCAGTTTTTGTAGAAGGAGAGTATGGGCAAAATGATATCTGTATAGGAGTGCCTTGTATAATAGGTAAAAACGGAGTAGAAGAAATTTTAGACATTAAATTAAACGAGCAGGAGAAGGCTTTATTTGCTAAAAGTGCAGATGCAGTTCGTGGAATGAATGATGCCCTAAAGTCGATTTTAGTATAA